From Anopheles arabiensis isolate DONGOLA chromosome 3, AaraD3, whole genome shotgun sequence, a single genomic window includes:
- the LOC120900281 gene encoding uncharacterized protein LOC120900281: MSTSKPVCVELHGFCDASEKAYGACVYVRTVDQSGTISSNLLVSKSRVAPIGNSKKERKLSLPRLELCAAHLLAQLYQKVRTSLQADLTTYFWSDSTIVLHWLSSPSSRWKNFIANRVSDIQHLTSDNWHHVPGVQSPADFISRGANPDQLACCQSWWHGPDWLTKSPEFWPIQQHLPDHQTSSEVLEERTVLLNQTIETNPIFLLYSSYPKLQQRVAWIRRFLYNIKPANNDKRLYPYLTLQELQEATKCLVRMAQKVVFGAEFLSLQKSGQVDSNSRLKSLTPYLDDDLLHVGGRLRHADVSPSRKHPLILSAGHPLSMLIANHYHFCYQHAGATLLISLLREKFWPLRARNLARRVVHSCVSCFRNRPTPLEQLMGDLPRERVTPTLPFLRTGVDLCGPIFYKYPNRKAPPVKGYVAIFVCLVVKAVHIEMVADLSTNAFLAALRRFVSRRGRPQLIECDNAKNFIGASREVAQLAKQFQTQQFQQTVIKSCANESIEFKFIPPRSPNFGGLWEAAVKSFKTHLKPTIGNAILTYEEFTTLLTQIEACLNSRPLTPMSSDPNDYEALTPAHFLIHRSIVGLAEPSYESRPINRLDRYEQVQEFLRRLWNRWSSDYLLGLHPKTKWTKQRDNITLGTMVLVKEDNLPPHKWCLGRVTDIVKGADGNVRVVFVRTKDGEFKRTISKLCVLPIRQTTSEEC, encoded by the coding sequence ATGTCTACATCCAAACCCGTATGCGTAGAGCTTCATGGCTTTTGTGACGCGTCCGAAAAGGCCTATGGAGCATGCGTTTATGTTCGTACAGTAGATCAGTCCGGAACCATATCATCTAACTTACTTGTTTCCAAATCACGTGTGGCACCCATAGGAAACTCAAAGAAGGAGCGAAAGTTAAGTTTGCCCAGATTGGAGTTGTGTGCTGCTCATTTGCTCGCTCAACTTTATCAAAAGGTACGTACATCCTTACAAGCCGATCTTACAACATATTTCTGGTCAGATTCCACCATTGTCTTACACTGGTTGTCGTCGCCATCATCACGCTGGAAGAACTTCATAGCAAACCGTGTATCTGACATTCAACACCTGACTTCTGATAACTGGCACCATGTTCCTGGCGTACAAAGTCCCGCAGATTTTATATCTCGTGGAGCGAACCCTGATCAACTGGCATGCTGTCAATCGTGGTGGCATGGCCCTGACTGGTTGACTAAGTCACCAGAATTTTGGCCGATTCAGCAACATTTACCTGATCATCAAACTAGCAGTGAAGTGCTAGAAGAACGAACCGTACTACTTAACCAGACCATCGAAACGAATCCCATATTTTTGTTGTACTCATCTTACCCCAAACTGCAGCAACGTGTTGCATGGATACGTCGTTTCCTGTACAACATCAAACCAGCTAACAACGATAAACGTCTTTACCCGTACCTCACTCTACAAGAACTTCAAGAGGCAACCAAATGTCTTGTACGAATGGCTCAAAAAGTAGTTTTTGGTGCCGAATTTTTAAGTCTGCAAAAATCTGGCCAAGTTGATTCTAATTCCCGTCTGAAATCGCTTACCCCATACCTGGACGATGATTTACTGCATGTTGGCGGGAGACTTCGTCATGCTGATGTGTCTCCGTCCCGGAAACATCCTCTGATTTTGTCAGCTGGGCATCCTCTTTCAATGTTGATTGCTAACCATTACCATTTTTGTTACCAACATGCCGGAGCAACATTACTAATTTCTCTTCTAAGGGAGAAATTCTGGCCGCTTCGAGCAAGGAACCTGGCTCGCCGAGTAGTTCATTCCTGTGTGAGCTGTTTTCGAAATCGACCAACCCCGCTGGAACAGCTCATGGGAGACCTGCCGCGAGAACGTGTCACACCAACCTTACCCTTCTTACGGACTGGAGTGGACTTATGTGGTCCTATTTTCTACAAATATCCTAATCGAAAAGCTCCACCAGTCAAGGGCTATGTAGCTATCTTCGTTTGTCTGGTCGTAAAAGCAGTACATATAGAGATGGTTGCAGATCTCTCTACCAACGCCTTCCTGGCCGCCCTTCGACGCTTCGTGTCACGACGTGGTCGACCACAGCTGATCGAGTGTGACAACGCGAAAAACTTCATCGGAGCTTCTCGAGAAGTGGCACAattagcaaaacaatttcaaactcAGCAGTTTCAACAGACCGTTATCAAATCATGTGCCAACGAGAGTATCGAATTTAAATTCATACCGCCGCGTTCCCCCAATTTCGGCGGATTGTGGGAAGCCGCAGTAAAGTCATTTAAGACTCATCTCAAACCCACCATCGGAAACGCCATTCTTACTTACGAAGAATTTACTACCTTGCTAACCCAAATCGAAGCTTGTTTGAATTCTAGGCCGCTTACACCGATGTCTTCTGACCCGAACGATTATGAAGCTCTGACCCCGGCACATTTCCTAATACACCGCTCTATCGTGGGACTTGCGGAACCATCTTACGAGTCGAGACCTATCAACCGACTGGACCGTTACGAGCAGGTTCAAGAGTTTCTGCGCCGCTTGTGGAATCGATGGTCATCGGACTACCTATTGGGCCTTCATCCTAAGACCAAGTGGACTAAACAGCGAGATAACATCACCCTGGGCACTATGGTTTTGGTGAAGGAAGATAATCTTCCCCCGCATAAATGGTGTTTAGGGCGAGTAACGGACATCGTGAAAGGAGCGGATGGAAACGTCCGAGTAGTTTTTGTTAGAACTAAGGATGGTGAATTCAAAAGGACTATCTCTAAGCTTTGCGTCCTCCCAATCAGACAGACTACTTCAGAGGAGTGTTGA